The following are from one region of the Klebsiella aerogenes genome:
- the yfcE gene encoding phosphodiesterase, with protein sequence MKLMFASDIHGSLPATERALERFAQSGAQWLVILGDVLNHGPRNALPEGYAPAKVAECLNGVAQRIIAVRGNCDSEVDQMLLHFPMTAPWQQVLSERHRLFLTHGHLYSPDNLPPLAAGDVLAYGHTHIPVAEKRGDIFLFNPGSVSIPKGGFAASYGMLEDDRLQVFALNDNQVIAEAAIYP encoded by the coding sequence ATGAAACTGATGTTCGCATCGGATATTCATGGCTCGCTGCCTGCGACTGAACGCGCTCTTGAGCGTTTCGCGCAGAGTGGGGCGCAGTGGTTGGTTATCCTTGGCGATGTGCTCAATCATGGGCCGCGCAACGCGCTGCCTGAAGGGTATGCGCCGGCGAAGGTTGCCGAATGCCTGAACGGTGTCGCGCAGCGGATCATCGCCGTGCGCGGTAACTGCGATAGCGAAGTCGATCAGATGCTGCTGCATTTCCCCATGACTGCTCCCTGGCAGCAGGTGCTTAGCGAGCGCCATCGCTTGTTTCTGACCCACGGTCATCTGTATAGCCCGGATAATTTACCGCCGCTCGCCGCTGGTGATGTACTGGCTTATGGTCATACTCATATTCCGGTTGCCGAAAAACGCGGCGATATTTTCCTTTTCAACCCAGGCTCTGTGAGTATCCCGAAAGGCGGCTTCGCTGCCAGCTACGGCATGCTGGAAGATGATCGACTGCAGGTTTTCGCACTCAATGATAATCAGGTTATTGCAGAGGCCGCGATTTACCCGTAA
- the hisP gene encoding histidine ABC transporter ATP-binding protein HisP → MSDNKLNVIDLHKRYGEHEVLKGVSLKAKAGDVISIIGSSGSGKSTFLRCINFLEKPSEGTIVVNGQNIGLVRDKDGQLKVADKNQLRLLRTRLTMVFQHFNLWSHMTVLENVMEAPIQVLGLNKQEAQERAVKYLAKVGIDERQQIKYPVHLSGGQQQRVSIARALAMEPDVLLFDEPTSALDPELVGEVLRIMQKLAEEGKTMVVVTHEMGFARHVSSHVIFLHQGRIEEEGHPDELFGNPKSPRLQQFLKGSLK, encoded by the coding sequence ATGTCCGACAATAAATTGAACGTTATCGATCTGCATAAACGTTACGGCGAGCACGAGGTGCTGAAAGGCGTCTCGCTGAAAGCGAAGGCCGGAGACGTAATTAGTATTATCGGTTCATCGGGTTCCGGTAAAAGTACTTTCCTGCGCTGCATTAACTTCCTTGAGAAGCCAAGTGAAGGGACGATTGTCGTCAACGGGCAGAATATCGGCCTGGTGCGTGACAAAGACGGCCAGCTGAAGGTGGCGGATAAAAATCAGCTGCGCCTGCTGCGCACGCGCCTGACCATGGTGTTCCAGCACTTCAACCTGTGGAGCCACATGACGGTGCTGGAAAACGTCATGGAGGCGCCGATTCAGGTGCTGGGTTTGAATAAACAGGAAGCGCAAGAGCGGGCGGTGAAGTATCTGGCGAAAGTCGGCATCGACGAGCGCCAGCAGATCAAATATCCGGTGCATCTATCCGGCGGCCAGCAGCAGCGCGTTTCCATCGCGCGCGCGTTGGCGATGGAACCGGATGTGCTGTTGTTTGATGAACCCACCTCGGCGCTGGATCCTGAGCTGGTGGGCGAAGTCCTGCGCATCATGCAGAAGCTGGCGGAAGAGGGTAAAACCATGGTTGTGGTGACCCACGAAATGGGCTTTGCTCGCCACGTCTCTTCGCATGTGATTTTCCTCCATCAGGGGAGAATCGAAGAAGAGGGGCATCCGGACGAGCTGTTCGGCAATCCAAAAAGCCCGCGTCTGCAGCAGTTCCTCAAAGGCTCGCTGAAATAA
- the yfbV gene encoding terminus macrodomain insulation protein YfbV, with protein MSTPENRPVSFFSLFRRGQHYAKTWPLDKRLAPVFIENRIIRATRYAIRIMPPVAIFTLCWQIALGGQLGPAVATALFALSLPMQGLWWLGKRSVTPLPPSVLNWFYEVRGKLQEAGQALAPVDGKPDYQALADTLKRAFKQLDKTFLDDL; from the coding sequence ATGTCGACCCCTGAGAATCGCCCCGTTAGCTTCTTTAGCTTGTTTCGCCGCGGGCAGCACTATGCGAAGACCTGGCCTCTGGATAAACGTCTGGCGCCGGTGTTTATCGAAAACCGCATTATTCGCGCTACCCGCTACGCGATTCGTATCATGCCGCCAGTGGCTATCTTCACCTTGTGCTGGCAGATTGCCCTTGGCGGTCAACTGGGTCCAGCCGTTGCGACCGCGCTGTTTGCCCTGAGTCTGCCTATGCAGGGGCTATGGTGGTTGGGCAAACGTTCTGTTACTCCGCTGCCGCCCTCGGTACTGAACTGGTTTTATGAAGTGCGCGGTAAATTACAAGAGGCGGGGCAAGCGTTAGCGCCGGTCGACGGCAAGCCGGATTACCAGGCTTTAGCTGACACGCTTAAGCGCGCCTTCAAACAACTGGATAAAACTTTCCTTGATGATTTGTAA
- a CDS encoding DNA-binding protein, translated as MPLFNFTLTLSGVTSQTPELEDALFAAGCSDALVCFYGTAVYLDFDRDSPTLEQALLSAVSDVESATLLNIRVESVDSTLVGLSDIAELIGVSRQAIALLKEGARGTGRFPGPVQRVKGNSPLWRWKSVVDWLVAEKRIAADSPMVANAQLLDNLNLALQLRGTPDNHRVQHYLQHLNAAQTTGTDRRGEAC; from the coding sequence ATGCCGCTTTTTAACTTTACCTTGACGCTTTCTGGCGTCACCAGCCAAACACCAGAGCTTGAAGACGCGCTCTTTGCCGCAGGCTGCAGCGACGCGCTGGTCTGCTTTTACGGTACGGCGGTCTACCTTGACTTCGATCGCGATAGCCCGACGCTGGAACAGGCCCTGCTTTCCGCCGTCAGCGATGTTGAATCCGCCACGCTGCTTAACATCCGCGTGGAGTCCGTCGATTCAACGCTGGTCGGGCTGAGCGATATCGCCGAACTCATCGGCGTCTCCCGTCAGGCAATCGCCCTGCTAAAAGAGGGCGCCCGTGGAACCGGGCGTTTTCCCGGGCCCGTGCAGCGTGTAAAAGGCAACTCTCCCCTCTGGCGCTGGAAATCCGTCGTTGATTGGCTGGTCGCGGAAAAGCGCATCGCCGCTGATTCGCCGATGGTGGCTAACGCCCAGTTGCTGGATAACCTCAATCTGGCGCTACAGCTTCGCGGTACCCCGGATAACCACCGCGTGCAGCATTACCTGCAACATCTGAACGCCGCGCAAACGACAGGCACCGATCGGCGAGGAGAAGCATGTTAA
- a CDS encoding histidine ABC transporter permease HisQ — MLYGFSQVIFQGALVTLELAISSVVLAVLIGLVGAGAKLSANRPMALVFEGYTTLIRGVPDLVLMLLIFYGLQIALNSVTDALGMAQFDIDPMIAGIITLGFIYGAYFTETFRGAFLAVPKGHIEAATAFGFSGWQTFRRILFPAMMRYALPGIGNNWQVILKATALVSLLGLEDVVKATQLAGKSTWQPFYFAIVCGLIYLVFTTISNGVLLLLERRYSVGVKRADL, encoded by the coding sequence ATGCTGTACGGGTTCTCACAGGTAATTTTTCAGGGCGCGCTGGTCACGCTTGAGCTGGCGATCAGTTCGGTGGTGCTGGCGGTCCTTATCGGGCTGGTGGGCGCGGGGGCGAAGCTATCCGCCAACCGTCCAATGGCGCTGGTGTTTGAAGGCTATACCACGCTGATCCGCGGAGTGCCGGATCTGGTGCTGATGCTGCTGATTTTCTACGGGCTGCAGATTGCCCTGAACAGCGTGACTGATGCGTTGGGAATGGCGCAGTTCGATATCGATCCGATGATCGCCGGTATTATCACGCTTGGTTTTATTTACGGCGCGTACTTTACTGAAACTTTCCGCGGCGCGTTTCTGGCGGTGCCAAAAGGCCACATTGAAGCGGCGACGGCGTTTGGTTTTAGCGGCTGGCAGACTTTCCGCCGCATTCTGTTCCCGGCGATGATGCGTTACGCGCTGCCCGGTATCGGCAACAACTGGCAGGTGATTCTTAAAGCCACCGCGCTGGTGTCGCTGCTCGGTCTGGAGGACGTGGTTAAGGCCACGCAGTTGGCGGGGAAAAGTACCTGGCAGCCGTTCTATTTCGCTATCGTCTGCGGGCTGATCTATCTGGTATTTACAACGATTTCCAATGGTGTACTGCTGCTGCTTGAACGCCGCTACTCCGTGGGTGTGAAGAGGGCAGACCTGTGA
- the yfcF gene encoding glutathione transferase, which translates to MNQPVITLWSDADFFSPYVMSVYVALQEKSLPFTLKTVNLDSGEHLQPGWKGYSATRRVPLLEVDSFSLSESSAITEYLDERFAPPEWERLYPHDVQKRARARQVQAWLRSDLMPIREERSTAVVFGGVKKPALSAAGQNSAAKLFATAGALLAHGGQNLFGEWSIADADLALMLNRLVLNGDDVPEALADYATFQWQRASVQRYAALSAKRSG; encoded by the coding sequence ATGAATCAGCCAGTCATTACCCTGTGGTCCGATGCCGATTTTTTCTCGCCTTATGTGATGTCCGTCTACGTGGCGCTGCAGGAAAAAAGCCTGCCGTTCACTCTTAAAACCGTCAATCTCGATAGCGGCGAGCACCTGCAGCCCGGATGGAAGGGCTACTCCGCCACGCGCCGCGTGCCGTTGCTGGAAGTGGATAGTTTCTCGCTGAGTGAATCCTCAGCCATTACTGAATACCTTGATGAACGCTTTGCGCCGCCAGAATGGGAACGTCTGTATCCTCATGATGTGCAAAAACGCGCGCGTGCGCGTCAGGTGCAGGCCTGGTTGCGCAGCGATCTGATGCCAATACGCGAAGAGCGCTCTACTGCCGTGGTGTTTGGCGGTGTGAAAAAGCCTGCTCTTAGCGCAGCAGGGCAAAACAGCGCGGCTAAACTCTTTGCTACCGCTGGCGCGTTGCTGGCGCACGGCGGGCAGAATCTGTTTGGTGAATGGAGCATTGCTGATGCGGATCTCGCACTGATGCTTAACCGTCTGGTACTGAACGGCGATGATGTGCCGGAGGCGTTGGCGGACTATGCGACCTTCCAGTGGCAGAGAGCGTCTGTCCAGCGCTATGCCGCACTGTCAGCCAAACGTAGCGGCTGA
- a CDS encoding ABC transporter permease has product MIEIIQEYWKSLLWTDGYRFTGVAITLWLLIASVVMGGILAVFLSIGRVSSNKYIQFPIWLFTYIFRGTPLYVQLLVFYSGMYTLEIVKGSDLLNAFFRSGLNCTVLALTLNTCAYTTEIFAGAIRSVPAGEIEAARAYGFSSVKLYRCIILPSALRIALPAYSNEVILMLHSTALAFTATVPDLLKIARDINSATYQPFTAFGIAAVLYLIISYVLISLFRKAEKRWLQHIKPSSTH; this is encoded by the coding sequence GTGATTGAGATTATTCAGGAGTACTGGAAATCCCTACTGTGGACTGACGGCTACCGCTTTACCGGGGTGGCGATTACCCTGTGGCTGCTGATTGCCTCAGTCGTCATGGGTGGCATTCTGGCCGTGTTTCTCTCCATCGGACGTGTATCAAGCAATAAATACATTCAGTTTCCGATTTGGCTGTTTACCTATATTTTCCGCGGTACACCGCTGTACGTGCAGCTGCTGGTGTTCTACTCCGGGATGTATACGCTGGAAATCGTCAAGGGGAGCGATCTACTGAATGCGTTTTTCCGCAGCGGTCTCAATTGCACGGTGCTGGCGTTGACCTTAAATACCTGCGCCTACACCACAGAAATTTTCGCCGGGGCCATTCGCTCGGTTCCGGCCGGCGAGATTGAAGCGGCGCGGGCTTACGGTTTTTCCTCGGTCAAACTGTATCGCTGTATCATTCTGCCGTCTGCCTTACGTATTGCGCTGCCAGCGTACAGTAACGAAGTGATTCTGATGCTGCACTCTACGGCGCTGGCGTTTACCGCTACGGTCCCGGATTTACTGAAAATCGCTCGCGATATTAACTCGGCGACCTATCAACCGTTTACTGCCTTCGGCATTGCCGCGGTGCTGTACTTAATTATCTCGTATGTGCTGATTAGCTTGTTCCGCAAGGCGGAAAAGCGCTGGCTGCAGCATATCAAACCTTCTTCGACGCACTGA
- the yfcG gene encoding GSH-dependent disulfide bond oxidoreductase, translating to MIDLYYAPTPNGHKIILFLEEAQLAYRLIRVDIGRGEQFRPQFLAISPNNKIPAIVDHVPVDGGAPLSLFESGEILFYLAEKSGKFLSGELRERHHTLQWLFWQVGGLGPMLGQNHHFNHFAPQAVPYAIERYQVEAQRLYGVMNRRLEASPWLGGEHYSIADIACWPWINAHQRQRIDLGQFPAVQNWFERIRQRPATQLALQKTQHY from the coding sequence ATGATCGATCTTTATTACGCACCCACCCCCAACGGCCACAAAATCATTCTTTTTCTGGAAGAGGCACAGTTGGCCTATCGTCTGATTCGCGTCGATATCGGCAGAGGCGAACAATTCCGTCCGCAATTTCTGGCTATCTCGCCCAACAATAAGATCCCGGCGATCGTCGACCACGTACCGGTTGACGGCGGTGCGCCGTTAAGTTTGTTTGAATCTGGAGAAATCCTGTTTTATCTGGCGGAGAAATCGGGAAAGTTCCTGAGCGGCGAGCTGCGCGAGCGTCATCACACGTTGCAATGGCTATTCTGGCAGGTTGGCGGCCTGGGGCCGATGCTCGGGCAAAACCATCACTTCAACCATTTCGCGCCGCAGGCCGTTCCCTACGCTATTGAGCGTTACCAGGTAGAAGCTCAGCGTCTGTATGGCGTGATGAACCGGCGCCTGGAAGCCAGCCCGTGGTTGGGCGGCGAGCATTACAGTATTGCTGATATCGCCTGTTGGCCATGGATCAACGCCCATCAGCGCCAACGCATCGACCTGGGACAGTTTCCGGCAGTACAAAACTGGTTTGAACGCATCCGCCAGCGCCCGGCAACGCAACTCGCACTACAAAAAACGCAACATTATTAA
- the pta gene encoding phosphate acetyltransferase yields the protein MSRTIMLIPTGTSVGLTSVSLGVIRAMERKGVRLSVFKPISQPRSGGDAPDQTTTIVRASSSTTTAAEPMNMSHVESLLSSNQKDVLMEEIIANYHANTQDAEVVLVEGLVPTRKHQFAQSLNYEIAKTLNAEIVFVMSQGTDTPEQLKERIELTRNSFGGAKNTSITGVIVNKLNAPVDEQGRTRPDLSEIFDDSSKAKVVKIDPAQLQNGSPLPVLGAVPWSFDLIATRAIDMAHHLNATVINEGDINTRRVKSVTFCARSIPHMLEHFRPGSLLVTSADRPDVLVAACLAAMNGVEIGAILLTGGYEMDARINKLCERAFATGLPVFMVNTNTWQTSLSLQSFNLEVPVDDHERIEKVQEYVANYINADWIESLTATSERSRRLSPPAFRYQLTELARKAGKRVVLPEGDEPRTVKAAAICAERGIATCVLLGNPEEINRVAASQGVELGTGIEIVDPEVVRESYVARLVELRKSKGMTEAVAREQLEDNVVLGTLMLEQDEVDGLVSGAVHTTANTIRPPLQLIKTAPGSSLVSSVFFMLLPEQVYVYGDCAINPDPTAEQLAEIAIQSADSAIAFGIEPRVAMLSYSTGTSGAGSDVEKVREATRLAQEKRPDLMIDGPLQYDAAVMADVAKSKAPNSPVAGRATVFIFPDLNTGNTTYKAVQRSADLISIGPMLQGMRKPVNDLSRGALVDDIVYTIALTAIQSSQQQS from the coding sequence GTGTCCCGTACTATTATGCTGATCCCTACCGGAACCAGCGTAGGCCTGACCAGCGTCAGCCTCGGTGTTATCCGCGCTATGGAACGTAAAGGCGTTCGTCTGAGCGTCTTTAAACCTATCTCTCAGCCACGCTCCGGCGGCGATGCGCCAGACCAGACTACCACTATCGTTCGCGCCAGCTCCTCAACGACGACTGCCGCTGAACCGATGAACATGAGCCACGTTGAATCTCTGCTGTCCAGCAACCAGAAAGACGTGCTGATGGAAGAGATCATCGCTAACTACCACGCCAACACTCAGGATGCTGAAGTGGTGCTGGTTGAAGGCCTGGTTCCGACGCGTAAACATCAGTTCGCCCAGTCTCTGAACTACGAAATCGCTAAAACGCTGAATGCGGAAATCGTCTTCGTGATGTCTCAGGGTACCGATACCCCGGAACAGCTAAAAGAGCGTATCGAACTGACTCGCAACAGCTTCGGCGGCGCGAAAAACACCAGCATCACCGGCGTTATCGTCAACAAGCTGAACGCTCCGGTTGATGAGCAAGGCCGTACCCGCCCTGACCTGTCCGAAATCTTCGACGACTCTTCTAAAGCGAAAGTCGTGAAAATCGATCCTGCTCAGTTGCAGAACGGCAGCCCGCTGCCGGTGCTGGGCGCAGTGCCATGGAGCTTCGACCTGATCGCCACTCGCGCGATCGATATGGCGCATCACCTGAATGCGACCGTGATCAACGAAGGCGATATCAATACGCGCCGCGTGAAGTCCGTCACTTTCTGCGCGCGCAGCATCCCGCACATGCTGGAGCACTTCCGTCCGGGTTCTCTGCTGGTCACCTCCGCAGACCGCCCTGACGTGCTAGTCGCTGCCTGCCTGGCAGCCATGAACGGCGTAGAAATCGGCGCTATTCTGCTGACCGGCGGCTATGAAATGGATGCACGCATCAACAAGCTGTGTGAACGCGCCTTCGCAACCGGCCTGCCGGTATTCATGGTCAACACCAACACCTGGCAGACCTCCCTGAGCCTGCAGAGCTTCAACCTGGAAGTCCCGGTTGACGATCACGAGCGCATCGAGAAAGTTCAGGAATACGTTGCCAACTACATCAACGCCGACTGGATCGAATCGCTGACCGCGACCTCCGAACGCAGCCGTCGTCTGTCTCCGCCAGCCTTCCGTTACCAGCTGACCGAGCTGGCGCGTAAAGCAGGCAAACGCGTTGTTCTGCCGGAAGGCGACGAGCCGCGTACTGTTAAAGCCGCGGCTATCTGCGCTGAACGCGGTATCGCGACCTGCGTACTGTTAGGCAACCCGGAAGAAATCAACCGTGTAGCCGCCTCTCAGGGCGTAGAACTGGGCACGGGTATTGAAATCGTCGATCCGGAAGTGGTTCGCGAAAGCTACGTGGCTCGCCTGGTCGAACTGCGTAAGAGCAAAGGCATGACCGAAGCGGTTGCGCGCGAGCAGTTGGAAGACAACGTGGTTCTCGGCACTCTGATGTTGGAACAAGACGAAGTCGACGGCCTGGTATCCGGTGCGGTTCACACCACCGCCAACACCATCCGTCCGCCGCTGCAGCTGATCAAAACGGCTCCAGGCAGCTCACTGGTTTCTTCCGTGTTCTTCATGCTGCTGCCGGAACAGGTTTACGTTTACGGCGACTGCGCGATCAACCCGGATCCGACAGCAGAACAGCTGGCTGAAATCGCGATTCAGTCTGCCGATTCCGCAATCGCCTTCGGTATCGAGCCTCGCGTCGCGATGCTCTCCTACTCCACCGGCACCTCCGGCGCGGGCAGCGACGTAGAAAAAGTACGCGAAGCGACTCGTCTGGCGCAGGAAAAACGTCCTGACCTGATGATCGACGGCCCGCTGCAGTATGATGCCGCGGTGATGGCTGATGTTGCGAAGTCCAAAGCGCCGAACTCCCCGGTTGCTGGCCGCGCGACCGTGTTCATCTTCCCGGATCTGAACACCGGTAACACCACTTACAAAGCCGTACAGCGTTCTGCTGACCTGATCTCCATCGGGCCGATGCTGCAGGGTATGCGTAAGCCGGTAAACGACCTGTCTCGCGGCGCGCTGGTAGATGATATCGTCTACACCATCGCTCTGACTGCGATCCAGTCTTCTCAGCAACAGAGCTAA
- the yfcD gene encoding NUDIX hydrolase YfcD, whose translation MAEQKHLASTEWVDIVNENNEVIAQSSREQMRAQCLRHRATYIVVHDGMGKILVQRRTETKDFMPGMLDATAGGVVQADEQLLDSARREAEEELGIAGVPFADHGQFYYEDKHCRVWGSLFSCVSHGPFALQEEEVSEVCWLTPEEITARCDEFTSDSLKALALWMTRNAGNTGHDRDDAEEDEA comes from the coding sequence ATGGCGGAACAGAAGCATTTGGCAAGCACAGAATGGGTCGATATTGTTAATGAAAACAATGAGGTGATAGCACAGTCCAGCCGCGAACAAATGCGCGCGCAGTGCCTGCGCCACCGTGCGACCTACATTGTGGTTCATGATGGGATGGGGAAAATTCTGGTACAGCGCCGTACTGAGACCAAAGATTTCATGCCAGGCATGCTGGATGCGACCGCTGGCGGCGTGGTGCAGGCGGATGAGCAACTGCTGGACTCCGCGCGCCGCGAAGCGGAAGAAGAGCTGGGTATCGCAGGCGTGCCGTTTGCCGATCATGGGCAGTTCTACTACGAAGATAAGCACTGCCGCGTGTGGGGAAGTCTGTTCAGCTGCGTTTCTCACGGCCCATTCGCCCTGCAGGAAGAGGAAGTAAGCGAAGTATGCTGGCTGACGCCGGAAGAAATCACCGCGCGCTGCGATGAGTTCACCTCGGATTCGCTGAAAGCGCTGGCGCTGTGGATGACCCGAAACGCGGGCAATACCGGTCACGATCGCGATGACGCGGAAGAAGACGAAGCGTAA
- the ackA gene encoding acetate kinase, with translation MSSKLVLVLNCGSSSLKFAILDAINGDEYLSGLAECFHLPEARIKWKMDGGKHEAELGAGAAHSEALNFIVNTILAQKPELSAQLTAIGHRIVHGGEKYTSSVVIDDSVIQGIKDSASFAPLHNPAHLIGIAEALKSFPHLKDKNVAVFDTAFHQTMPEESYLYALPYSLYKEHGVRRYGAHGTSHYYVTQEAAKVLNKPVEELNIITCHLGNGGSVSAIRNGKCVDTSMGLTPLEGLVMGTRSGDIDPAIIFHLHDSLGMSVDAINKMLTKESGLLGLTEVTSDCRYVEDNYSDKADAKRAMDVYCHRLAKYIGSYTALMDGRLDAVIFTGGIGENAAMVRELSLGKLGVLGFEVDHERNLAARFGKSGFINKEGTRPAVVIPTNEELVIAQDASRLTA, from the coding sequence ATGTCGAGTAAGTTAGTACTGGTTCTGAACTGCGGTAGCTCTTCTCTGAAATTTGCTATCCTGGATGCCATTAACGGTGACGAATATCTGTCCGGTTTAGCCGAATGTTTCCATCTTCCTGAAGCACGTATCAAATGGAAAATGGACGGCGGCAAACACGAAGCTGAGTTAGGCGCAGGTGCCGCTCACAGTGAAGCGCTGAACTTTATCGTTAACACTATTCTGGCACAAAAACCAGAACTGTCAGCACAGCTGACCGCAATTGGCCACCGTATCGTTCACGGCGGTGAAAAATACACCAGTTCCGTTGTCATCGACGATTCCGTGATTCAGGGCATCAAAGATTCCGCGTCCTTCGCACCGCTGCACAACCCGGCACACCTGATCGGTATCGCTGAAGCGCTGAAATCCTTCCCGCATCTGAAAGACAAAAACGTTGCCGTGTTCGACACCGCGTTCCATCAGACCATGCCGGAAGAATCCTACCTGTATGCCCTGCCGTACAGCCTGTACAAAGAGCACGGCGTACGTCGCTACGGCGCGCACGGCACCAGCCACTACTACGTCACTCAGGAAGCGGCCAAAGTACTGAACAAACCGGTTGAAGAACTGAACATCATCACCTGCCACCTGGGCAACGGTGGTTCCGTTTCTGCTATCCGTAACGGCAAATGCGTTGATACCTCCATGGGCCTGACCCCGCTGGAAGGCCTGGTGATGGGTACCCGCTCTGGCGATATCGATCCGGCTATCATCTTCCATCTGCACGACTCCCTGGGCATGAGCGTTGATGCTATCAACAAAATGCTGACCAAAGAGTCTGGCCTGCTGGGCCTGACCGAAGTCACCAGCGACTGCCGCTACGTTGAAGACAACTACTCGGACAAAGCTGACGCGAAACGCGCAATGGACGTTTACTGCCACCGTCTGGCGAAATATATCGGTTCCTACACCGCGCTGATGGACGGTCGTCTGGACGCCGTTATCTTCACCGGTGGTATCGGCGAAAACGCCGCGATGGTTCGTGAACTGTCCCTGGGTAAACTGGGCGTGTTGGGCTTCGAAGTGGATCACGAGCGTAACCTGGCTGCCCGTTTCGGCAAGTCTGGTTTCATCAACAAAGAAGGCACCCGTCCTGCCGTGGTTATCCCGACCAACGAAGAACTGGTCATCGCGCAAGACGCGAGCCGTCTGACCGCTTAA
- the folX gene encoding dihydroneopterin triphosphate 2'-epimerase, with the protein MSQPDAIIRIKNLRLRTFIGIKEEEIANRQDVLVNVAIHYPADKARDSEDINDALNYRTITKRIISHIENNRFSLLEKLTQDVLNIACEHHWVTYAEVEIDKLHALRYADSVSMTMSWRR; encoded by the coding sequence ATGTCTCAGCCAGACGCCATTATTCGTATTAAGAACCTGCGCCTGCGTACTTTTATTGGAATCAAAGAGGAAGAGATCGCTAACCGTCAGGATGTCCTGGTGAACGTCGCCATTCACTACCCCGCCGATAAGGCTCGTGACAGTGAAGACATTAACGACGCCCTGAACTATCGCACTATCACCAAACGCATCATCAGCCATATTGAAAATAACCGTTTCTCACTGCTGGAAAAATTAACCCAGGATGTGCTCAATATCGCATGCGAACATCACTGGGTCACTTATGCTGAAGTAGAGATCGATAAACTTCACGCGCTGCGTTATGCCGACTCGGTATCGATGACCATGAGCTGGCGACGCTAA
- a CDS encoding TIGR01777 family oxidoreductase, translated as MKILLTGGTGLIGRHLIPRLLELGHQVTVSTRNPERAKARLDPRVTLWRGFEGQQNLNGIDAVINLAGEPIADKRWTAEQKERLCHSRWDITQQLVSLFKASETPPSVLISGSAAGYYGNLGEVVVTEEEPPHNEFTHKLCARWEQIASEAQSERTRVCLLRTGVVLAPRGGILAKMTPAFKLGLGGPIGDGRQYLAWIHIDDMLNGILWLLDNDLRGPFNMVSPYPVHNEQFAHALGHVLNRPAIFRVPAAAIRLLMGESSVLVLGGQRALPKRLEAAGFTFRWYDLEDALKDVLG; from the coding sequence ATGAAAATCCTGCTTACTGGCGGTACCGGGCTAATTGGCCGGCATCTTATTCCCAGGCTGCTGGAGCTTGGGCATCAGGTCACGGTTTCCACCCGCAACCCTGAACGCGCGAAAGCCCGTCTCGACCCCCGCGTCACCCTGTGGCGCGGTTTTGAAGGGCAACAAAACCTCAACGGCATCGACGCCGTTATCAACCTCGCCGGCGAACCGATCGCCGATAAACGCTGGACGGCGGAGCAAAAAGAACGCTTGTGTCATAGCCGTTGGGACATCACCCAGCAGTTGGTCTCGTTATTTAAGGCCAGTGAAACACCCCCTTCAGTACTCATTAGCGGTTCTGCCGCTGGCTATTATGGCAACCTCGGCGAAGTCGTCGTTACCGAAGAAGAGCCGCCGCACAATGAATTTACCCATAAACTCTGCGCCCGCTGGGAGCAAATCGCCAGTGAAGCCCAAAGCGAACGCACGCGAGTGTGCCTGCTGCGCACCGGCGTTGTATTAGCGCCGCGGGGCGGTATCCTTGCCAAAATGACGCCGGCGTTTAAACTTGGCCTCGGCGGCCCCATTGGCGATGGCCGCCAATATCTGGCCTGGATTCATATCGATGATATGCTCAATGGCATCCTGTGGTTACTGGATAACGATCTGCGCGGCCCGTTCAATATGGTCTCACCCTACCCGGTGCACAACGAACAGTTTGCCCATGCCCTCGGCCACGTACTCAATCGCCCGGCGATTTTCCGCGTCCCGGCCGCCGCTATCCGCCTGCTGATGGGGGAATCCTCAGTACTGGTGCTCGGCGGCCAGCGCGCATTGCCTAAGCGCCTGGAAGCTGCTGGCTTCACCTTCCGCTGGTACGATCTGGAAGACGCGCTGAAGGATGTGCTGGGCTAA